Proteins encoded together in one Calditrichota bacterium window:
- a CDS encoding proline dehydrogenase family protein, whose translation MALLDRFVVAAMPYVPKIMVRKVASKYIAGESLDDAMNVVQDLNARGMHATVDVLGEFVSDPQLASRDVESYLKLIDAIADRKLKSGVSVKLTAVGLSISPKIARDNVKRMIDAAAKHDIFVRIDMEDSPYTTETLAIYEEFRKEARIGIVVQAYLKRTADDVKRLMDGGPTNIRLCKGIYVEPEAVAFKDRKAIQDNFLKLLELMFDGGALVGIATHDRYLVEQSELMLKARGMNSAQYEYQMLLGVLPELRDEIVKRGHRMRVYVPFGDAWYGYSTRRLKENPALAGYVFKSLFKAG comes from the coding sequence ATGGCTTTGCTTGACCGCTTTGTCGTTGCCGCGATGCCCTACGTGCCGAAAATTATGGTGCGAAAAGTGGCTTCGAAATATATCGCAGGCGAATCCCTCGACGACGCGATGAACGTCGTACAGGACTTGAATGCGCGCGGGATGCACGCGACCGTAGACGTGCTGGGTGAATTCGTAAGTGATCCGCAGCTCGCGTCGCGGGACGTGGAATCGTACTTGAAATTGATTGACGCGATTGCCGATCGGAAACTGAAATCCGGGGTGTCGGTCAAACTAACCGCAGTCGGACTTTCGATTAGCCCGAAAATCGCGCGGGACAATGTGAAGCGCATGATCGACGCCGCCGCGAAGCACGATATCTTCGTGCGCATCGACATGGAGGATTCTCCTTATACGACGGAAACTCTGGCGATTTACGAAGAATTCCGAAAGGAAGCCCGGATTGGTATTGTTGTGCAGGCCTACCTGAAAAGAACTGCCGACGACGTAAAGAGGCTGATGGACGGCGGGCCGACAAACATTCGGTTGTGCAAAGGAATATACGTCGAGCCTGAAGCCGTCGCATTCAAAGACCGCAAGGCGATTCAGGACAATTTCCTGAAATTGCTCGAGTTGATGTTTGATGGCGGTGCCTTGGTCGGCATCGCGACACATGACCGCTACCTGGTTGAACAGTCTGAGTTGATGCTCAAAGCACGCGGCATGAATTCTGCACAGTATGAGTACCAAATGCTGTTGGGAGTTTTGCCGGAATTGCGCGATGAGATTGTCAAGCGCGGTCACAGGATGCGCGTATACGTACCGTTTGGCGACGCTTGGTACGGATACTCCACGCGCCGCCTGAAGGAAAATCCCGCGTTGGCGGGCTATGTTTTCAAGAGCCTGTTCAAGGCTGGCTAA
- a CDS encoding isocitrate/isopropylmalate dehydrogenase family protein codes for MERTHKATLIPGDGIGPSISEAAVAIMEATGVVIQWEVCHAGLAAIANGKDPLPKETADSIDRTGVVLKGPITTPVGGGYKSVNVSLRQKYDLYANLRPCRSFEGLVTPFPNTDIVVVRENTEGLYTGQEMYVDPDKRAAIVVACNTRSSMDRVCKYTFEWARANGRKKVTCIHKANILKVFSGIFLESFREISKGYPELAADEKIIDAASMEMVRKPHIFDVVVTTNLFGDIISDLTAGLVGGLGVAPGANYGDKVAIFEAIHGSAPDIAGKGIANPISLVLAGAMMLKHIGEDQASESVNTAVRAVIKEGKYLTPDLLQGSKYGTADLTKAIIDKLD; via the coding sequence GTGGAGCGCACCCACAAGGCGACGCTCATTCCCGGTGACGGTATCGGCCCGTCGATCTCCGAGGCCGCAGTGGCCATTATGGAGGCGACGGGCGTTGTCATTCAGTGGGAAGTATGTCATGCCGGCTTAGCTGCCATCGCCAACGGCAAGGATCCGTTGCCGAAGGAGACCGCGGATTCGATTGACCGTACGGGCGTAGTGCTCAAAGGACCGATCACCACTCCGGTGGGTGGCGGTTACAAGAGCGTCAACGTCTCGTTGAGACAGAAATACGATCTCTACGCGAATTTGCGGCCTTGCCGTTCATTCGAAGGATTGGTGACGCCTTTTCCGAACACGGACATAGTCGTCGTCCGCGAGAATACGGAAGGACTTTATACCGGTCAAGAAATGTACGTCGATCCGGACAAGCGCGCGGCGATAGTCGTCGCCTGCAATACGCGCTCGTCGATGGACCGTGTGTGCAAATACACGTTCGAGTGGGCGCGTGCCAACGGACGAAAGAAAGTCACGTGTATTCACAAGGCGAACATCCTAAAAGTTTTCTCCGGAATATTTCTTGAGAGCTTTCGCGAAATTTCCAAGGGCTATCCCGAGCTTGCCGCGGACGAAAAAATCATCGACGCCGCAAGCATGGAAATGGTTCGCAAGCCTCATATCTTCGACGTCGTCGTAACGACGAACTTATTCGGCGATATTATTTCTGACTTGACGGCGGGATTGGTTGGAGGATTGGGCGTTGCGCCCGGCGCAAATTACGGAGACAAAGTCGCGATTTTTGAAGCGATTCACGGCAGCGCGCCAGACATCGCAGGCAAGGGAATTGCCAATCCGATTTCGCTCGTGCTGGCGGGAGCGATGATGCTGAAGCACATCGGCGAAGATCAAGCGTCCGAAAGTGTGAACACTGCTGTCCGCGCCGTGATCAAGGAAGGCAAGTACCTGACGCCTGATCTATTACAGGGATCGAAGTACGGCACGGCAGATTTGACGAAGGCCATCATTGACAAGCTCGATTGA
- the kdsA gene encoding 3-deoxy-8-phosphooctulonate synthase: MTSSIDIGGEFYPLAIIAGPCVIESEDLCLYVAEELAGIAVRTGVLPIFKASFDKANRTSVTSFRGPGLEEGLRILEKVRSTSGLPVTTDIHLPEQAAPASEVVDILQIPAFLCRQTDMLVAAGKTGKAVNVKKGQFVAPEDMKYAADKIASTGNGKILFTERGANFGYRDLVVDMRSLVIMSEIGFPVIFDATHSVQKMGGQGGGVSGGSPKYIGPLSRAAVATGAVSGVFVETHPNPSHALSDGANMLPLPELETLVSSLVRVVESLKENPK, from the coding sequence TTGACAAGCTCGATTGACATAGGCGGCGAGTTTTATCCGCTCGCAATCATCGCAGGGCCGTGTGTTATCGAATCGGAAGATCTCTGTCTGTACGTCGCGGAAGAGCTTGCGGGAATTGCTGTGCGGACGGGAGTGTTGCCGATATTTAAGGCGAGTTTCGACAAAGCGAACCGCACGTCCGTGACGAGTTTCCGAGGACCGGGATTGGAAGAAGGTCTAAGGATATTAGAGAAGGTGCGCAGTACGAGCGGATTGCCTGTTACGACAGACATACATTTGCCGGAGCAAGCGGCGCCTGCAAGCGAAGTCGTGGACATTCTGCAAATCCCGGCCTTTTTGTGCCGCCAAACGGATATGCTTGTCGCCGCTGGTAAGACAGGGAAGGCCGTAAATGTCAAGAAGGGCCAGTTTGTCGCTCCGGAAGACATGAAATACGCGGCTGACAAGATAGCATCGACGGGCAACGGCAAGATTTTGTTTACCGAACGCGGCGCAAATTTCGGATATCGCGATCTTGTCGTGGACATGCGTTCGTTGGTAATCATGTCCGAGATTGGATTCCCCGTGATTTTCGACGCGACGCACAGCGTACAGAAAATGGGCGGACAAGGCGGAGGCGTGTCCGGAGGATCTCCGAAGTATATCGGCCCGCTCTCTCGAGCGGCCGTCGCCACCGGTGCAGTGTCCGGTGTTTTCGTTGAAACACATCCGAATCCGTCGCATGCTCTTTCCGACGGGGCGAATATGCTGCCGTTGCCGGAACTTGAAACGTTGGTCAGTAGTCTGGTGAGAGTCGTTGAATCATTGAAAGAGAATCCTAAATGA
- a CDS encoding deoxynucleoside kinase: MKTSHRYIAIEGVIGVGKTSLARILSEKLNGRLILENHDENPFLAQFYKDPRHFAFQTQMFFLLSRFRQQQELPEPDFFHSTLISDYIFPKDRIFAYINLSENELNLYEKVMALMEMRVRKPDIVVYLQSSTERLMRNIRTRSRPYEREMSEEYIRTLNEGYNHYFFNYEETPLLIVNTTQLDFVNNADHLAAITAEIEREQLGTRYFNPVDI; this comes from the coding sequence TTGAAAACTTCACATCGTTACATAGCGATCGAAGGTGTAATCGGGGTCGGCAAGACGTCGCTGGCTCGGATACTCTCCGAGAAGCTCAACGGGAGGTTAATCCTCGAAAACCACGACGAGAATCCTTTTTTAGCTCAGTTTTACAAGGATCCGCGTCACTTCGCCTTTCAGACTCAGATGTTTTTCTTGTTGTCGCGGTTTCGTCAGCAGCAAGAATTACCGGAACCGGATTTCTTTCATTCGACGTTGATATCCGACTATATTTTCCCGAAGGACCGCATTTTCGCGTACATCAATCTCAGCGAAAACGAGTTGAATTTGTACGAGAAGGTCATGGCGCTGATGGAAATGCGGGTCCGCAAGCCTGACATCGTTGTATATCTCCAAAGTTCAACCGAGCGGTTGATGCGCAACATACGTACGCGCAGCCGCCCGTACGAGCGCGAAATGTCCGAGGAGTACATTCGCACGTTGAACGAAGGATACAACCACTACTTCTTCAATTACGAAGAAACTCCACTGCTAATCGTAAATACGACGCAGCTTGATTTTGTGAACAATGCCGACCATCTTGCGGCGATAACGGCGGAGATTGAACGTGAGCAGCTCGGCACACGCTACTTCAACCCGGTGGATATTTAG
- a CDS encoding RidA family protein, whose amino-acid sequence MRDIVSTSDAPAAIGPYSQAVKAGGSLLFTAGQIPLDPKTMEVVGATAAEQCAQVMKNLAAVLEAAGTTFERVVKTTIFLKSMGDFASVNEVYAKYFPSAPPARSTVAVAGLPKDVLVEIECVALLPSGW is encoded by the coding sequence ATGCGAGATATTGTTAGCACATCCGATGCGCCTGCGGCGATCGGGCCATACAGTCAGGCCGTGAAGGCCGGCGGCTCCCTGCTTTTCACAGCCGGTCAAATTCCGCTGGACCCCAAAACAATGGAAGTCGTCGGTGCAACGGCCGCGGAACAATGCGCACAGGTAATGAAGAACCTTGCCGCGGTACTTGAAGCCGCTGGAACAACTTTCGAGCGAGTCGTGAAGACGACGATCTTTCTTAAGTCAATGGGCGATTTCGCGTCGGTTAACGAAGTTTACGCGAAGTATTTCCCGAGCGCACCTCCCGCTCGCAGCACGGTAGCGGTTGCGGGATTGCCGAAGGATGTATTGGTAGAAATCGAATGCGTCGCGCTTCTGCCTTCGGGCTGGTAG
- a CDS encoding CTP synthase gives MAPQKKSRKSIRAKYVFITGGVVSSLGKGIASASIGRLLKARGMRVSMMKLDPYINVDPGTMNPFQHGEVYVTEDGAETDLDLGHYERFIDEDMSRANNATTGQIYHTVISKERKGDYLGATVQVIPHITGEIIERMEAVTRGQKHFDVVLVEVGGTVGDIESLPYLEAIRQFGLELGPKNCVYIHLTLVPFIQTAREVKTKPTQHSVKELREIGVQPDLLLCRTDRPLDKKVKDKIALFCNVSREDVFDVPDVDTVYELPLLLEREGMGKRILTLLGLRAKDPEFSQWQSVVRKIKHPTKHVKIAIAGKYVEVRDSYKSIIESFIHAGAHHGANVELKWIEAEEFESGDARELMAGCSGLLVPGGFGERGIEGKIAAVGHARMKNIPFFGICLGMQAAVIEYARSVCGLKRANSTEFAPTTKHPVIDLLPDQRGLKQKGATMRLGSYPCFLLRGSKAHAAFGSDAITERHRHRFEVNNRYREQLEQNGLVCSGVWPGGDLVEIIELPGHPWFLAVQFHPELKSRPTHPHPLFRDFVGACLEYGEPKAKEHASAKKLETVTEE, from the coding sequence ATGGCACCGCAAAAAAAATCTCGTAAGAGCATCCGCGCGAAATATGTGTTTATCACCGGCGGTGTGGTGTCATCGCTGGGAAAGGGTATCGCATCGGCGTCGATCGGCAGGTTGCTCAAAGCTCGCGGAATGCGAGTGTCGATGATGAAGCTCGATCCATACATTAACGTGGATCCGGGAACGATGAATCCGTTTCAGCACGGCGAGGTGTATGTCACCGAGGACGGCGCTGAAACGGATCTTGATTTAGGGCACTACGAGCGCTTCATCGACGAAGACATGTCGCGGGCGAACAACGCGACGACTGGCCAGATTTATCACACGGTAATATCGAAAGAGCGTAAGGGTGACTATCTTGGCGCGACGGTTCAGGTGATTCCGCACATCACGGGCGAAATCATTGAACGGATGGAAGCGGTTACACGCGGACAAAAGCATTTCGACGTCGTGTTGGTCGAGGTTGGCGGCACAGTCGGCGACATCGAAAGTTTGCCGTACCTCGAAGCGATCCGCCAGTTCGGACTTGAGCTTGGACCGAAGAATTGCGTTTACATTCACCTGACTTTGGTCCCGTTCATCCAAACGGCACGCGAAGTGAAAACCAAACCGACTCAGCACTCTGTCAAAGAACTGCGCGAGATTGGTGTGCAGCCGGACTTGCTCTTGTGCCGGACGGACCGTCCGCTTGACAAAAAAGTCAAGGACAAAATTGCGCTGTTCTGCAATGTCAGTCGCGAAGACGTTTTTGACGTGCCGGATGTGGACACCGTTTATGAGCTGCCGCTCTTGCTCGAACGCGAAGGCATGGGCAAGCGCATACTTACGCTGCTCGGTCTGAGGGCGAAAGACCCCGAGTTTTCGCAATGGCAATCCGTTGTTCGAAAGATCAAGCATCCGACCAAGCACGTGAAGATCGCAATCGCCGGCAAGTATGTTGAGGTTCGTGATTCGTACAAGTCGATCATCGAGTCGTTCATTCATGCGGGGGCACATCACGGCGCAAACGTCGAATTGAAATGGATCGAAGCCGAAGAATTCGAGAGTGGCGACGCGCGTGAACTGATGGCTGGTTGCAGCGGACTCTTGGTCCCGGGCGGCTTCGGAGAACGCGGCATCGAGGGGAAGATTGCCGCCGTGGGGCACGCTCGAATGAAGAACATACCGTTTTTTGGAATATGCTTGGGAATGCAGGCGGCTGTGATTGAGTATGCCCGCAGCGTTTGCGGACTTAAGCGCGCGAACTCAACGGAGTTTGCACCGACCACCAAGCATCCGGTGATTGATTTGCTTCCCGATCAACGCGGACTGAAGCAAAAGGGCGCGACGATGCGGCTGGGCAGCTATCCGTGCTTTTTGCTGCGCGGATCGAAGGCGCATGCGGCCTTTGGATCGGACGCAATCACCGAACGGCATCGCCACAGATTTGAAGTGAACAACAGATACCGCGAGCAGCTTGAGCAAAACGGCCTGGTATGTTCAGGCGTATGGCCGGGAGGTGATCTGGTCGAGATCATCGAATTGCCGGGACACCCGTGGTTTCTGGCGGTGCAGTTTCACCCGGAATTGAAAAGTCGTCCGACACATCCACATCCTCTGTTCAGGGATTTTGTGGGCGCGTGCTTGGAATATGGTGAGCCGAAAGCGAAAGAGCATGCTTCGGCGAAGAAACTTGAAACAGTAACAGAGGAGTAG
- the folK gene encoding 2-amino-4-hydroxy-6-hydroxymethyldihydropteridine diphosphokinase, translated as MINYAYVAFGSNEGDRIKNLAEVMKEFGQRGIHLRRMAKLYASKPAESVAGEIFLNTVLECGKSASIETFFEVLQRIELSLGSLNKKNGASRTCDLDLLLWGNLTSDSIDLTIPHPRIAQRDFVLRPLCDLIPDEIMPGTMKRFSELLAECKTEFVLRVVER; from the coding sequence ATGATTAACTACGCCTACGTGGCATTCGGTTCCAACGAAGGTGACCGAATCAAGAATCTCGCGGAAGTGATGAAGGAGTTTGGCCAGCGCGGGATACACCTGCGGAGAATGGCCAAGCTCTATGCATCAAAACCGGCGGAAAGCGTAGCAGGCGAGATTTTCTTGAATACGGTTTTGGAATGCGGGAAGTCCGCGTCGATAGAGACGTTTTTCGAAGTACTTCAAAGAATCGAATTGTCATTAGGGAGCCTCAACAAGAAAAACGGGGCGAGCAGGACTTGTGATCTTGATCTCTTATTGTGGGGTAACTTGACGAGTGACTCTATAGACCTGACGATTCCTCATCCTCGTATAGCCCAACGGGATTTTGTTCTCCGCCCGTTGTGCGATTTGATCCCAGATGAGATTATGCCCGGAACGATGAAACGATTCTCGGAATTGCTTGCGGAGTGCAAAACCGAGTTCGTACTAAGAGTGGTGGAGCGGTAA
- the folB gene encoding dihydroneopterin aldolase, producing MSTGRDKIRLKDIQIYAYHGALEEERRLGQLFELDCEVTGDFGRGGSGDDLHWTVDYTLLYQEVSSVFLAKSYQLLETCGAELAMAVLAKFSSVDEVVIRVRKPHVPMGGVIGGVEVEIARKRIHD from the coding sequence ATGAGCACCGGACGTGACAAGATTCGCTTGAAGGACATTCAGATTTATGCTTACCACGGCGCTCTAGAAGAAGAACGACGGTTAGGCCAACTGTTTGAACTCGACTGTGAAGTGACGGGAGATTTTGGTCGCGGCGGCAGTGGCGACGATTTGCATTGGACTGTTGACTACACGCTTTTATATCAAGAAGTAAGTAGCGTGTTTTTGGCAAAGTCCTATCAATTGCTTGAAACGTGCGGTGCCGAATTGGCGATGGCCGTCTTGGCGAAATTTAGCAGTGTCGACGAAGTGGTTATTCGTGTCAGGAAACCACACGTCCCAATGGGGGGAGTAATAGGAGGCGTAGAAGTAGAGATCGCAAGAAAACGAATCCATGATTAA